The Platichthys flesus chromosome 18, fPlaFle2.1, whole genome shotgun sequence genome includes a window with the following:
- the ttc32 gene encoding tetratricopeptide repeat protein 32: MEENIPVTLEHGNSEFHQKNFPQAEQLYSQFITSCLLSRKCDAASLAKAYNNRGQIKYLRVDFHEAVEDYTAAIQADGHYEVPFYNRGLIRYRLGFFDDALSDFQQALKLNPEFEDAKVSLQQTLLDRQEKTNRGY; encoded by the exons ATGGAGGAAAACATCCCAGTGACGCTGGAACATGGGAACTCCGAGTTCCACCAGAAGAACTTCCCACAGGCAGAGCAGCTGTACTCTCAgttcatcacttcctgtttgctctcCAG GAAATGTGATGCTGCCAGTTTGGCCAAAGCTTATAACAACCGCGGTCAGATAAAGTACCTCCGCGTGGATTTTCATGAAGCGGTGGAGGATTACACTGCTGCTATTCAGGCTGACGGTCACTATGAAGTACCTTTCTACAACAGAGGACTGATCCGATACAGACTGG GTTTCTTCGACGACGCCTTGAGTGACTTCCAGCAGGCGTTGAAGCTCAATCCAGAGTTTGAAGATGCCAAAGTGAGTCTGCAACAGACGCTTCTGGACCGGCAAGAGAAGACAAACCGAGGATACTGA
- the LOC133973090 gene encoding uncharacterized protein LOC133973090 isoform X2 gives MTRPEHILLWTFMIAAVVALAPPRPDLKHNSQSGSGLRSDCAGNLMRVSLDKALAVGNQLEVEAINGTQLVVLTPSLAAQCGYSMESDPWGNTRIYTSLMGCYVVNKDDETFNVGLRLQMDNYENPSDVVTHDVTKTCSYTRWASREILCERNYMEVSHHMAKPAEAKGQAKAETQINGTPGESDGAQGIWKMTFYTPDPVPMVLREAIQAGYAAMTTTNRLVVRSPYDTAETTSEEVAGVPMAVLKVSAYYKASDGLRTVNMAAACPTGGVLFTEEVISWYVPRRVTPLVDGNFKILEMFMGINGQRLDKSQMAARGYTLSATEFHIIVEIPVGSPDGYYKSHAPDYQYHITYSVEPMLEVLWRAEDTQDDTRYKILFPVTTPLMPRPPHLKDDTVPQDRMFTLYVGTFLHDVELRNITFSTGVLTVEESKARGFSVQEYGFSNGSKSFSLQVPFDADVVLKHNPEPLVTSYFLPLVFGFLTLPEETSFALSVDLQASLQDVVLPTMSGSCDQDAFYMSVKYGSQGPSFQTQVGSQQLTPELMETYNFVENKTHFSLVVPMRANDSVYELITSDSLRVRLDVVLWDSINNWVLADLHMSCSFPFLTTRCYPNGTMSTLVFKLESVPNMDLSMLTMKDQSCKPVFHNDYFAVVAFNVDTCGTTRTFFDNFMLYENEISLNNRNKGAAYMTPVDPEYRHKISCYYAVNDMQTVAFNPEPINKQPAAEIGSGQLMAQMRLAEDSSYDFFYQAEDYPVVKYLRQPLYFEVELLYSADPQLELILENCWATLHEDRTSLPSWDIIVDSCENRDDSYVTVFHPVTMDTRVAIPSHVKRFSIQMFTFTEDGEVLKEEVI, from the exons ATGACGAGGCCTGAGCACAT TCTGTTATGGACCTTCATGATAGCTGCAGTTGTCGCCTTGGCCCCACCGAGGCCGGATCTGAAGCACAATTCTCAGTCAG GCAGCGGTCTCAGGTCAGACTGTGCAGGGAATCTGATGAGAGTCTCCTTGGACAAGGCTCTGGCTGTGGGGAACCAGCTTGAGGTGGAAGCAATCA ATGGCACCCAGCTTGTTGTGTTGACACCCAGCCTGGCTGCTCAGTGTGGATACAGCATGGAGTCGGACCCCTGGGGCAACACCAGAATCTACACGTCTCTGATGGGCTGCTATGTGGTCAATAAG gATGATGAAACATTTAATGTCGGGTTGAGACTCCAAATGGACAACTATGAGAATCCTTCCGATGTGGTCACTCATGATGTGACTAAGACGTGCAGCTACACTCGCTGGGCCTCCAGAGAAATTCTCTGCGAGAGGAACTACATGGAA GTTTCACACCACATGGCTAAACCTGCTGAGGCTAAGGGACAAGCTAAAGCTGAAACCCAGATCAATGGCACTCCTGGT GAATCAGATGGAGCACAAGGTATTTGGAAAATGACGTTTTACACTCCTGACCCAGTTCCGATGGTGCTGAGGGAGGCCATCCAGGCTGGCTACGCTGCCATGACCACCACCAACCGCCTGGTTGTGCGAAGCCCTTACGATACAGCAGAGACTACCTCTGAGGAG GTGGCTGGAGTCCCAATGGCTGTTTTAAAAGTGAGCGCTTACTACAAGGCATCGGACGGTTTGCGCACGGTGAACATGGCAGCTGCTTGTCCCACAG GCGGCGTCCTCTTCACCGAGGAGGTGATCTCTTGGTACGTTCCTCGTCGTGTGACGCCCCTGGTAGACGGCAACTTTAAAATCCTAGAAATGTTCATGGGTATCAACGGCCAAAGGCTGGATAAATCTCAGATGGCTGCACGAGGGTACACACTATCTGCCACAGAGTTTCACATCATCGTCGAGATCCCCGTGGGCTCGCCTGATGGTTACTACAAG AGCCATGCCCCAGATTACCAGTACCACATCACCTATAGTGTGGAGCCCATGCTGGAGGTACTGTGGAGGGCAGAGGACACCCAAGATGATACCAGATACAAGATTTTGTTCCCAGTGACTACCCCTCTGATGCCCAGACCTCCACACCTCAAAGATG ACACTGTCCCACAGGACAGGATGTTCACTCTGTACGTGGGAACCTTTCTTCACGATGTGGAGCTCAGGAACATCACATTCTCCACTGGAGTTCTCACTGTAGAGGAAAGTAAGGCCAGAGGCTTTTCGGTGCAGGAGTACGGCTTCTCCAATGGATCGAAGAGCTTCTCTCTGCAAGTGCCTTTCGACGCTGATGTCGTCCTGAAACAT AATCCTGAGCCCTTGGTCACATCCTACTTTCTCCCTTTGGTCTTTGGATTTCTAACTCTGCCGGAAGAAACTTCCTTTGCCCTCTCGGTGGATTTGCAGGCATCTCTGCAAGATGTTG TGCTTCCCACAATGTCTGGTTCCTGTGACCAGGACGCTTTTTACATGAGCGTGAAATACGGAAGTCAAGGCCCCAGTTTCCAGACCCAAGTTGGGTCCCAGCAGCTAACCCCTGAGCTGATGGAGACTTACAACTTTGTAGAAAACAAGACACACTTCAGCCTCGTGGTGCCAATGAGAGCCAATGACTCAGTATATGAG CTAATTACCTCTGACTCACTCAGAGTCAGACTTGACGTTGTCTTGTGGGACTCCATCAACAACTGGGTGCTTGCCGATCTCCACATGTCCTGCAGTTTCCCCTTCTTGACAACTC GGTGCTACCCAAACGGCACAATGAGCACCCTGGTTTTTAAGCTGGAATCTGTGCCCAACATGGACCTGAGCATGCTGACTATGAAGGACCAGTCCTGCAAACCAGTTTTTCACAACGATTACTTTGCTGTAGTTGCTTTCAACGTCGATACCTGTGGAACAACTAGAACG TTTTTTGACAACTTCATGCTGTATGAAAATGAGATCAGCCTCAACAACCGCAACAAAGGAGCCGCCTACATGACACCAGTGGATCCAGAGTACAG GCATAAGATTTCCTGCTACTATGCGGTGAATGACATGCAGACTGTTGCTTTCAACCCTgaaccaataaacaaacaacctgcagcagAGATCGGATCAGGACAACTGATGGCGCAGATGAGGCTCGCTGAAG ATTCCTCGTACGACTTCTTCTACCAAGCAGAAGATTATCCAGTAGTGAAATACCTGAGACAGCCTCTGTATTTTGAGGTGGAGCTGCTGTACTCCGCAGATCCGCAGCTGGAGCTCATCCTGGAGAACTGCTGGGCCACTCTGCATGAAGACAGGACGTCTCTGCCCAGCTGGGACATTATTGTGGACAG ctgtgaGAATCGGGATGACAGCTACGTGACCGTTTTCCACCCGGTTACGATGGACACCAGAGTTGCCATCCCGTCCCACGTCAAACGCTTCTCCATACAGATGTTCACCTTCACCGAAGATGGCGAGGTTCTGAAAGAGGAGGTAATTTAA
- the matn3a gene encoding matrilin-3a: MKSSLWSLLFCTSLLLSDVLATYHLSAVDPQVVAAQSHAQSRNNGRPPTRTLNPAKTDSTCRSRLLDLVFIIDSSRSVRPGEFEKVKIFLADMLDTLEVGPEATRVAVVNYASTVKIEFLLKDHFNKPDMKKAISRIGPLAAGTMTGLAIKSAMNEAFTEQSGARPRSRNISKVAIIVTDGRPQDQVEEVSASARASGIEIYAVGVDRADMRSLQLMASTPLDDHVFYVETYGVIEKLTSKFRETLCGLDSCAMGHECEHVCVNSNVSYYCKCRASFILNADMKTCSPKEMKVEVVEVDPCKCESRLAFQKQTQAAIQLLTAKLADVSGRIQHLENAVGRA, translated from the exons ATGAAGTCTTCACTGTGGAGCCTGTTGTTCTGCAcctccctgctgctctctgatgtTCTGGCCACTTATCACCTCAGTGCTGTGGATCCTCAGGTGGTCGCTGCACAGAGCCACGCTCAGAGCAGAAACAATGGTCGACCACCGACCAGGACCCTGAATCCTGCAA AGACGGACTCCACGTGCAGGAGCCGCCTCTTGGACCTGGTCTTCATCATCGACAGCTCTCGCAGCGTTCGTCCTGGTGAGTTTGAGAAGGTCAAGATCTTCCTGGCTGACATGTTGGACACTCTGGAGGTGGGCCCGGAAGCCACCAGAGTGGCTGTGGTCAACTATGCCAGCACCGTCAAGATCGAGTTCCTGCTCAAAGACCACTTCAACAAACCTGACATGAAGAAAGCCATCTCCCGCATCGGGCCCTTGGCGGCAGGGACCATGACCGGCCTCGCCATCAAATCTGCAATGAACGAGGCCTTCACCGAGCAGTCCGGAGCCCGGCCTCGCTCGAGGAACATCTCCAAGGTGGCCATCATTGTGACGGACGGGAGGCCTCAGGaccaggtggaggaggtgtcaGCCTCAGCGCGGGCCTCTGGCATCGAGATCTACGCCGTCGGGGTGGACCGTGCAGACATGCGCTCGCTGCAGCTGATGGCCAGCACCCCCCTGGACGACCACGTGTTCTACGTGGAGACATACGGCGTTATTGAGAAGCTCACCTCCAAGTTCAGGGAGACCCTTTGCG GTCTGGACTCCTGCGCCATGGGACACGAGTGCGAACACGTTTGTGTCAACAGCAACGTCTCCTATTACTGCAAGTGTCGCGCCAGTTTCATCCTGAACGCTGACATGAAAACGTGTTCCCCGAAAG AGAtgaaggtggaggtggtggaggtggatcCCTGTAAATGCGAGTCCAGACTGGCCTTCCAGAAGCAGACGCAGGCGGCCATCCAGCTGCTCACAGCCAAGC TGGCGGATGTGTCTGGGAGAATTCAGCATCTGGAGAACGCGGTGGGCCGTGCATGA
- the LOC133973090 gene encoding uncharacterized protein LOC133973090 isoform X1 yields MTRPEHILLWTFMIAAVVALAPPRPDLKHNSQSGSGLRSDCAGNLMRVSLDKALAVGNQLEVEAINGTQLVVLTPSLAAQCGYSMESDPWGNTRIYTSLMGCYVVNKDDETFNVGLRLQMDNYENPSDVVTHDVTKTCSYTRWASREILCERNYMEVSHHMAKPAEAKGQAKAETQINGTPGESDGAQGIWKMTFYTPDPVPMVLREAIQAGYAAMTTTNRLVVRSPYDTAETTSEEVAGVPMAVLKVSAYYKASDGLRTVNMAAACPTGGVLFTEEVISWYVPRRVTPLVDGNFKILEMFMGINGQRLDKSQMAARGYTLSATEFHIIVEIPVGSPDGYYKSHAPDYQYHITYSVEPMLEVLWRAEDTQDDTRYKILFPVTTPLMPRPPHLKDDTVPQDRMFTLYVGTFLHDVELRNITFSTGVLTVEESKARGFSVQEYGFSNGSKSFSLQVPFDADVVLKHNPEPLVTSYFLPLVFGFLTLPEETSFALSVDLQASLQDVVLPTMSGSCDQDAFYMSVKYGSQGPSFQTQVGSQQLTPELMETYNFVENKTHFSLVVPMRANDSVYELITSDSLRVRLDVVLWDSINNWVLADLHMSCSFPFLTTRCYPNGTMSTLVFKLESVPNMDLSMLTMKDQSCKPVFHNDYFAVVAFNVDTCGTTRTFFDNFMLYENEISLNNRNKGAAYMTPVDPEYRHKISCYYAVNDMQTVAFNPEPINKQPAAEIGSGQLMAQMRLAEDSSYDFFYQAEDYPVVKYLRQPLYFEVELLYSADPQLELILENCWATLHEDRTSLPSWDIIVDSCENRDDSYVTVFHPVTMDTRVAIPSHVKRFSIQMFTFTEDGEVLKEEIHVHCDTVVCHTNGDTDDSCRGQCVNPTGQRRTNSSNQKQFSSGPIRLSTQSNF; encoded by the exons ATGACGAGGCCTGAGCACAT TCTGTTATGGACCTTCATGATAGCTGCAGTTGTCGCCTTGGCCCCACCGAGGCCGGATCTGAAGCACAATTCTCAGTCAG GCAGCGGTCTCAGGTCAGACTGTGCAGGGAATCTGATGAGAGTCTCCTTGGACAAGGCTCTGGCTGTGGGGAACCAGCTTGAGGTGGAAGCAATCA ATGGCACCCAGCTTGTTGTGTTGACACCCAGCCTGGCTGCTCAGTGTGGATACAGCATGGAGTCGGACCCCTGGGGCAACACCAGAATCTACACGTCTCTGATGGGCTGCTATGTGGTCAATAAG gATGATGAAACATTTAATGTCGGGTTGAGACTCCAAATGGACAACTATGAGAATCCTTCCGATGTGGTCACTCATGATGTGACTAAGACGTGCAGCTACACTCGCTGGGCCTCCAGAGAAATTCTCTGCGAGAGGAACTACATGGAA GTTTCACACCACATGGCTAAACCTGCTGAGGCTAAGGGACAAGCTAAAGCTGAAACCCAGATCAATGGCACTCCTGGT GAATCAGATGGAGCACAAGGTATTTGGAAAATGACGTTTTACACTCCTGACCCAGTTCCGATGGTGCTGAGGGAGGCCATCCAGGCTGGCTACGCTGCCATGACCACCACCAACCGCCTGGTTGTGCGAAGCCCTTACGATACAGCAGAGACTACCTCTGAGGAG GTGGCTGGAGTCCCAATGGCTGTTTTAAAAGTGAGCGCTTACTACAAGGCATCGGACGGTTTGCGCACGGTGAACATGGCAGCTGCTTGTCCCACAG GCGGCGTCCTCTTCACCGAGGAGGTGATCTCTTGGTACGTTCCTCGTCGTGTGACGCCCCTGGTAGACGGCAACTTTAAAATCCTAGAAATGTTCATGGGTATCAACGGCCAAAGGCTGGATAAATCTCAGATGGCTGCACGAGGGTACACACTATCTGCCACAGAGTTTCACATCATCGTCGAGATCCCCGTGGGCTCGCCTGATGGTTACTACAAG AGCCATGCCCCAGATTACCAGTACCACATCACCTATAGTGTGGAGCCCATGCTGGAGGTACTGTGGAGGGCAGAGGACACCCAAGATGATACCAGATACAAGATTTTGTTCCCAGTGACTACCCCTCTGATGCCCAGACCTCCACACCTCAAAGATG ACACTGTCCCACAGGACAGGATGTTCACTCTGTACGTGGGAACCTTTCTTCACGATGTGGAGCTCAGGAACATCACATTCTCCACTGGAGTTCTCACTGTAGAGGAAAGTAAGGCCAGAGGCTTTTCGGTGCAGGAGTACGGCTTCTCCAATGGATCGAAGAGCTTCTCTCTGCAAGTGCCTTTCGACGCTGATGTCGTCCTGAAACAT AATCCTGAGCCCTTGGTCACATCCTACTTTCTCCCTTTGGTCTTTGGATTTCTAACTCTGCCGGAAGAAACTTCCTTTGCCCTCTCGGTGGATTTGCAGGCATCTCTGCAAGATGTTG TGCTTCCCACAATGTCTGGTTCCTGTGACCAGGACGCTTTTTACATGAGCGTGAAATACGGAAGTCAAGGCCCCAGTTTCCAGACCCAAGTTGGGTCCCAGCAGCTAACCCCTGAGCTGATGGAGACTTACAACTTTGTAGAAAACAAGACACACTTCAGCCTCGTGGTGCCAATGAGAGCCAATGACTCAGTATATGAG CTAATTACCTCTGACTCACTCAGAGTCAGACTTGACGTTGTCTTGTGGGACTCCATCAACAACTGGGTGCTTGCCGATCTCCACATGTCCTGCAGTTTCCCCTTCTTGACAACTC GGTGCTACCCAAACGGCACAATGAGCACCCTGGTTTTTAAGCTGGAATCTGTGCCCAACATGGACCTGAGCATGCTGACTATGAAGGACCAGTCCTGCAAACCAGTTTTTCACAACGATTACTTTGCTGTAGTTGCTTTCAACGTCGATACCTGTGGAACAACTAGAACG TTTTTTGACAACTTCATGCTGTATGAAAATGAGATCAGCCTCAACAACCGCAACAAAGGAGCCGCCTACATGACACCAGTGGATCCAGAGTACAG GCATAAGATTTCCTGCTACTATGCGGTGAATGACATGCAGACTGTTGCTTTCAACCCTgaaccaataaacaaacaacctgcagcagAGATCGGATCAGGACAACTGATGGCGCAGATGAGGCTCGCTGAAG ATTCCTCGTACGACTTCTTCTACCAAGCAGAAGATTATCCAGTAGTGAAATACCTGAGACAGCCTCTGTATTTTGAGGTGGAGCTGCTGTACTCCGCAGATCCGCAGCTGGAGCTCATCCTGGAGAACTGCTGGGCCACTCTGCATGAAGACAGGACGTCTCTGCCCAGCTGGGACATTATTGTGGACAG ctgtgaGAATCGGGATGACAGCTACGTGACCGTTTTCCACCCGGTTACGATGGACACCAGAGTTGCCATCCCGTCCCACGTCAAACGCTTCTCCATACAGATGTTCACCTTCACCGAAGATGGCGAGGTTCTGAAAGAGGAG ATCCACGTCCACTGTGACACGGTGGTCTGTCACACAAACGGCGACACAGATGACTCCTGCAGGGGCCAGTGTGTGAATCCTACAG GGCAAAGAAGAACAAACTCCAGCAACCAAAAGCAGTTCTCTTCTGGACCAATCCGGTTATCTACTCAGTCAAacttctga